The stretch of DNA ACTAAACATGTGATTTAATAACAGCTTTCTATCTCGTTCTTTAAGACATAACATTAAGAGTGAATGAGaaaggaaagacagaggaaaagagCATCCACTGGCAAGGAAAGCAGCAGACACTTCTCCATTTGACTACTGTTGCCCGGTTaccaaaaacattcaaaaaagaaagagtTATTTTCAGACTAGCTTGAAGCAAAATAACCAATGTTACGAAAAGGGCAGATACACTCAACTGGCAAACTGTGACCACTtgttcagttgttgttgttttttttttccattatgaaAAAACGCATTATTCACCAGTAGCAGTGAAATCACGAGAGATATGGCTTGTGATTTCAGTTTGCGGTGTCTGCAGAGAGTCTTTTAACATTCATAATAACACATGAATATAAGGTACAGATGACAATAGACTATGAGCAATTATATTGTCctgtcaaatataaatataaataaaaaaaacccaactatTTTCTTTGAGGCCATCTGAACTTCATTCTCCAGAAATTTTCCCCATGCCCAAGATTTCCTTTCTACAACTGCTGCAGCATTTTTTCCCTGATTGTCCAAAATCTCCAATACCTCTTTAGCTTGTCATCTTCCCTGACAATTGGGATCCTTCACCGGGTTGCTCCCATGAAAAATAGCTACTTTCTTTTAGGCAGAGCTTCAACATTACTGCTTCCACAAAACAACATTCTTTGTTTCTATGTCCccaaaaatgtcattatttttgagTAAAAACTGTTACCAGGTATTCACAGCAAACCCACTTGTTTAGTTTTACCTGTTCACCTATCTTAATGGAATATGTGAAGGAAATATCTACTAGAGAAGACAGTTTTCTGCACTAAGTGAGAAAAATTGATGCATGATAGTAGCAGAAGCAGGAACAAGACTGAATACCTTAACATTCAAAAAGTTTTGAAAtcttgaaattaaaataagacTTCAGTGTTGTCGCCCAATCttcaataaaactgaaaatagtcTAGACTAATAGACTGTCTAGACTGGACTATTTAACAGTCCATTTCCACTGTTTGCTGatcattttcttctttgtaaTATTCCAACACTGCAACTTTCTAACACAGCCATCCATTTATTTGGCTGTTGGTTACATCCAGCTACCACTTTTGTTAAAATTTAATGAATgatagcaaaaacaaaaaaaacaaaaaaaagctgtatATACTGTCTATTTGAAAAGTGACAGAGTGACAATGTGTAGCTAAAAtgagaaataacaataataaaaaattaacaaaGGGAAgtccaaatgtgaaatatgaattgAAACAGCACCATTAATTGTATGGTGACATGTGACATTTGACTTTTAATATATAGCCTATGCTTTGGAAGTTGATTAGTTAAAGTTActaatgttaaaattatttattttaattcacaGGTTCAATTGTAATTagtttaaaatgtacaaataagCATATGCTGAAAATATTATGATATAATTGTTTTGTCAttaaacctctctctctctccctctctctctttagtctttaatgtatatatttgataATTATTATCTAtatttcacacacatatacgcacacatacacaaaatatggGCCAGGGACACCTATACATCTTATTAAAATATAGATAAAAGTTACACAACATTTGGTTTTCATGAATGGAATCTCAATGTAGTGTCATATTCTCGCCCTACATCCATGACTATTATGAGCCTgtttgtgaccatatttcattAGCATTATTGCCTGTGGTTATACAATCCCgtgtcatgttttttaaagGCTGAATGGAGCACAATAAAATGAATagcaaagaaaagcaatattGATAGCCTACTTAAAGGGGAGCAGAGTGATGTAAGAATTTCCTGTGTGGACAATTACATCCACAGCCTTGAGAGCTCATTTTCATAATCATATCTGGGGCATCATTTGAGCTTTCTGTGAATGGTTCATTAAAAGAGTGACAGAAGCGGCGGAAGCACAAGCAGAtaccatatgtgtgtgtgtgtgtgtgtgtgtatgtgtctgtagcCCTATAGACAGAGTAACCTTATACTGTATGCCATCCAAGGTACCTCTGTAAATCAACTAACTAAAAGCAGGTTATAGAAAAATTATTAGTAAATCTCTTCGGTGAATATAGCACACCTGTGTATTGCTACTGTTGGGCAAGATTCACACAAAAATTGGTTGTTTTAAAATTCTTTGCTTTCACATTTGATATAGAGGTAATGTTTCATAACATACAAACTGTGACCATGAGACAAGTCAATATTtttgaatctctctctctttttttcattcttttttttgggggggggcaACAGCTACCAAAATTCATAAAGGTACAACAGCTATTCCATgtatttagggctgcaactcacaatcatttttgttttggattaatctgctgatgGTTTTGTTGATTCGTTTTTCTATAGAATGTCAAATAGtcaatagtgaaaaatgcacgTTATTATTCACTACAGTCAAAGGTGAAGTCTTTAAATGCCTGACCAACAGTCCTAAATCCCAAATAATCAATTTACTATAGTgaatgacaatgaaaaacattaaataaccaCATTTGAACAGCTGAAACcagtaaactttttttttaaaagacttaCTAAAATGATCATTCGATTATCTAAATAGCCAATAAATCCTTTGTTCTATTATATTTTGTGCTGGCTCTCCTGAGTTAAaccatattttatataaaagcaTATACTTATGGGGCCACGgggaaaaaatgtgttgttgGGCCCCTGTTGACCCCCACAATACATGGTAGAActctagagctgaaatgattagatgattatttgattagtcagtggacagaaaattaattggcaactttTCTGATAACTGATTAAATCTTAAAGtcattatttaaagaaaaaaaggccCAAAATTCACTAGtaccagcttcttaaatgtgaatatttactggtttaAACTCcacatctttgggtttttgactgttgttcagacaaaacaagtaatctGAATATGTTAACTTGGACTCCAGGAAATGATGGTTTCGCatatttcacaattttctgacattttatacgcTGAACAATCAATccattattaaattaaaaataattgtcagacctattgatgatgaaaataattgctggtTACAGTCTTAGGGTACTCCTATAAGGGGCTTTTGGGCCCCCTGAGTGTCTGGGGCCCCTGGGCATTTGTCCACTTTGCCTGATTGGTACTCCAGCTTTGTTTATGGGTGTGAACTATTTTGCACTGTCAAATGTATTAGTGCATTTCTGACCAGCTGTCATTTTCTGCTAAATATACAGTGCTAAATATAAATGTCCTCAGCAACATTAGAATGTAGGCGGGTACAGCCCCCAAAATTTCTGCACCATTCAGCACATTGCGCTTGTCTTAAAGATTCAGTGGTCCACATTGCATGGGTGCTCAAACAAAATTACAACccccagaagaagaaaaaacgtCCGTGCTTCATTTCAGTGAGGTAAAATGTTTTGgaaaggccaaaaaaaaaaaaacggtctTTGAACATGTGACACATAACCGTCCTGCTTTGAAGATCTTTATGCAAACCTGCAATAAACTACCGGAAATCATATCCCCAAAACAACATGACAGGTGTCACTTCTCCATGAAGTCTAGTTAAACATATAGATGCGACAGACTAAcctatttaaaaacattatggTTTGTAAACTTAACTCACCTGTGTTTTGATGAGCGAATGAAAGTTTATGGAACATTTACTGAAAGCAGAATTTGGTCACATGACTTAAATCATCCAATCAGAGCTTTCGTGCACGTTAAAAGCCGTAAACTGACCGTGAGTTGTTGTCACTTTGTAATTTGGTGTAAAAGTTATCTAAATAACTAGACTTTGTCTGAAAACATGTCCCGCAATCAGATTTACTACTCAGACAGGTACTATGACGACTACTATGAGTACAGGTAAGATATTTATAGCGTCGGAAACGTCTACCGCGAACCTGGAAGCTAGCCAACTAAGCTAATTTCTTTCCACTGTTGCCTTAGCAACAGTAGCCCAATGTTAATTTCAATAATAGTTTGTGAGCTTTTTTCCGACTCTACCTTGAATGTATTAATTTAGCACCTACAAGTCTTTATTGTTTTCCTAGAAATGGGAGAAAGATTGAAAATTGTAGCGCGTTTCTAATACTGACAAAGCATTAgaaatacctttaaaaaaataaagcaatcaATATAACTAAATCACAAGGTTAACTACAACCTGTATAATCAGTCAACAGCTTTCTGACAGTGTCCACAAAACACAGGATTTATTGCAGAATTGTATTGGAGCGCATCAGTCTGCACAGGTGCACCTAATAAATTAAACTAATAGAAAATGAGGAATGTAAGTTACAGAGCACATATCAATAACGATAGTGTCTTTTACAATCCTTATTGCTCTGTAATTTACAAGATATGGTACAAATACTGTCATGTGCATGTATGCattcatatgtatgtatattttaacTTGGTTCAGTTGATGTAACTGCTGCATTTTAACAAATACATCAAACCTCACAGCATAATCAGTCATAACCAATAActaagaaaaacttttttcccTCTAATCACCAGACATGTTGTTCTGCCTCGGGAAATGGCTAAATGTATTCCAAGATCCCACCTGATGTCTGAAGACGAGTGGAGACAACTGGGTGTACAGCAGTCCCAAGGATGGATCCACTACATGATCCACGAGCCAGGTACTGTATGTAATAACTCTTACTGGGTCCCAACATTAGTAATTTAATCTGGTGTACATTATAAACACTGTGCAATTCTTTGTTCTTCTGCTTTGTTGCCAAAATCATCTGTCAACAGCCTTTAAGCACGTAGTGAGAACAATGACAGCCTCGGGTGGTGACTTGTTTATCATTTGTCTGTCATTAACTTTTCAGAGCCCCATATCCTCCTGTTCAGAAGACCTCTACCAAAGCATTGACATCATCCCACTCATTCATCTGGTCATTTACCTGGAAGAGTGAATACTTTCTAGCTCTGCTAGTTATCGTCTGCTGTGCATTAGCTGTATTTTCTCAGCCTTAAGAGCTCAGTTTGTATAAAGATGTGAACCATTTCTATGGAATCGTACCAGTCCTGTGGTTGCTAAACAAACACTATAAAGTACCTGACTTATCAACTTCTTGAGAAAAGATATCACATAGCACTGAAATTGTTTCTGATCTATGTCTGATGATATGTTACAAGAGTTTACATTAGTTCAAGTTGACATAGATTTTGTAAAGTCAGGAGGAAGAGAACTATCTTGTGATTTTGTGCCAAAATTGGCAGGTTGACAATCAGCTGAATTTGTGAGTGATACAGAGTTGAActactgctgcttttttttttctcttcaagaTGTTTTAACTTAAAAATCTACATGGCTTGTATTATTATTCTTCCTTTTGTGTCAGACAGTGTCCACTGAAAGAGAGGATTTGATTTACATCACAATGTTTAGATTTGTGTCacatttaaggaaaaaaaatagctttTGACAATTCAGTCATGACCTGTTTGATTAATGATTTGACAATAAACTATCcatgccatgttttttttttcactaagtGCTCCTTGATTTGGACACAAGAGGGTGCTATGGTGCTATGCTATCCTCTCAAAATATGAAATCATCACAGTGTCATGCTGAGGTACAGAAGTGAGGCCTATAAACACCATATTTAGGATTTCTCAGTTTTAACAGTTAGCATTGTTTTCATCCATTAAATACTTGATGTAAGCTATTTAAAATATggtttattttggtttattcCTGGTTATATTGTTATTAGATTTCCAGTCTATAATCTGTGAGGCATCAGCTTCTCAGATTTAGTCTACAATTTACCTCTCTGTGTCAAATTAGTTTCCAGTCAAGGACATTATTGTATCATCTGAAAATGTCATAACTGGCTTCCAAGGATAAATGCTTGGTGCAGGTCGGTTAATAATTCAGAAGGTAGGAAGTGCTCCTGCAGGAAAAAAGGCTGACATGTCATCATGCCACTCAGGAATAATAACCTGTTTATAAATGGCTGAAACAGGCCATTAAATATTTAACTTATCTGACATCAAAAGTGATAAACAAGCTTAattcagacatgacaaaaacgTGTGACgcaacagataaaacaaactcCCATTTATTTCTGCTTCAAAGGCAAATAAGTAGCCACAGTTTAAACGTGAAGACAAAAAGCAGGAAGGTCTGTAACAACCTACGCTGTCCTTGGATTAAATTCCATGTTTGAATGctggtgttttttaaaaatctgaatttcactTTTGATGATATAATCTTTCTTAATGTCAAACATACTGTGGTTGAAAAGACCCACAGCAGCCTGCTGAGGAAGCTTGGGCTctggaaggaaaaaagaaatgtcCATTAAAGATTAAAGACAGGATAATCTCgagtgaaaatgtcaaactgcaAGGTAGCTGTGAAGGACCATATCGAGGCTTTGGAAAGCAGTGAAGGTGCAAACATCTCTGTGGCATTTGCAAAATAAACCACACTGTAAACAGGACTGAACTGTCACAGATGCTGCAAATACAGATCAACACTCCTCATATACAACCAGTTGTACCCTTCTTTAAGTTTTTAATGTTCCATACAAGCACTGCTTTCAGgatgttcattttcatcaataaaaatagaaatgtatgCATATTTGGTAGAAAGGCAGCCCACATGTCCTCAGACTGAGGCAACCAAAGAGCCTCATCTCCATGTCAGTTTTTGGAAGGAGTCACCATCAAACCATCATCACAACCAGCAGAGCCTCTGCACGGGGCAGGTGTTGTGAAAGCTTTGCTTCGCGGTCCATCAAGCTCCTTTGTAAGAAGTGACACTGGGACATCATATTCCATCTGTTTATGATCGTTTCAGTGTCAAAGGTGCAGTCCACCCGGGCTGAGGACCATGTTCACAACCAGAGTCAGCCAACACAAGCGAAGCACGTGACGTCTTCACAGAGTTCGGTGGCCATCACAGCTTTCCTGTGGAGGGAAAAACTAGAGTTGTACAAGAAGAGGAGCACGCAAACATTGATGTTTAATGTACAAAAATCTCACTAAATCcacttggggaaaaaaagacattcatcAAGTTAATAACAGAAGTTAAACGAGCCTCATTCCAGACGTCTGATTTGAATTAGCGATGAAGTGAAACAAAGTGGTGATTCGGTCTGATTATCAGGCTCCTATTAAACTGGTTTACCGCTGCTTTGCAACAAggaaatttgcatgtttttctgGTCACACTAACGTGCAAGTAAAAAGTACATCTGCACTGAAACTAAATAAGAAACTAGATGTGTTgatctcaataaaaaaaaaaaagcagaaataggTGAAATGTGAGGTAAAATCAAATCTATACTGACAAGTCACATGACTGCATGTATTTCTGGAGGAATCCTTTAGTAatccttttaaaatgaacatgtaaGTATTTAGTTATCTACAACATGATTAGGTGAATGCAGTTAATAGATCATGTGGTACAGGAAATGTAGTTAAATGTAATGGTTAAAAGCAGTTAACTAAAAGCTTCAGGCACAGCTACTAATTGAATTAGTGTTCTTTAAAGCATATCACTGCTCACAAAGACCTTATTCAGACTGTTGAATACATTGTAGCATAAAGAGCATTTGCACATTTAAACTTTTGCTTCATATAATATAAGTTACTTGGCTTTGAGTTCCTGACTATTTGCCAATAGCACAATGAAGCTGGACTTTGCCCTTTCCTTATGATCCTGAAAACTACGCAACCTGCCATTGAGTTCAAGCCACTCGCATAAAGCCAAACATGTAGATCAGGTTAAAACTGGTACACGATGTCAGTCAACCCGGGCAACTGCACACCAACTTTTGTGAGATCGGgagaaaacacactcacatgcaagAGCGTACAACCTACCCAGGCCTTTTCCCATCTTTTTAGCAGTTGCTCATGCTCTGTGAGTGCACCTCTCCATTGGTTCAAATCCCTGGATGGTATGCTCTCCTCATCTGTCAAATAACAACATCTCTTATGGatataaaccaaaacaaatgtcCATCTCTGGACTAATAGCAAAGAGCATTTCTGACAACCAAAACTAGGGTTTGGACTTCTCATTGTGTTTTACTACCACTGTAAATGCATTACTGTGATCACTATCTCAATTTTTGGAGATGTAACAGGTTTTAATACTCAAAAACATAATGACAGTAGACAGATCCACAATTTTCCACACTTAAAAGGCAGCTATACACCACCAGGTCTGGATACCTCCGATAGAGAGGTGGAGGTCGATCTCAGACATGTCATTTCCTGTGCTGGCCTCAGCGACGCAGTGGTAACGGGCGTCCTTGATCAGCGGCCCCTCTCGGAGCCAGCTGCTCACGAGTACCTCGCTCTGACCCAGCGGGCGGCGGTACTCCATAATGGGGGTGTCCAGACTGTGCCCATTTATTAGCCAGTGAATGTGGACATCACTGGGACCTGAGGGACAGAATCGAACTTCATGTTGACCCGTGACGATCGAGATGCTTAACACTCCACATAGACACACAAGAAATGGGAATACTTGCCTTTGGTGGGTCCATTTGAGGTGTTCAGTTTCAATAAACACTTCTTGactgaatatacagtacatgtgtggcatgtacagtatcagtcaaaatgAATGAGTCAATGAGAAGgggtgtccaaacttttgactggtactgtatatgtataatgGCTGATCTCAGCACTGATAATCAATTCTGTACATACTGTGTTTTGCATAAAACTTTGTAGGCTACTTCATCACTAGTGAGATTACATGTATATATTTTCAATATATGCAACAGGATCCTAATCTCAGCCACATTCAGTAGTTTTCTCTACCACTATATGCTGTTATCTTCACTAATGAGtccatataaaaacacaagtgaTGACTGAAGTCaaaaatttaagaaaacaaGCCAGAGTTGAAAACATTTGACAAGGTTTATTTAGCCTCCCTACCATGAGCTCTTGTAGCCCAAAAATGTCCCGTAGATTTATGTACATCTTCAAATGGTATTTTTccatatatacaaatatatttacatttgtttacaggcacaaaaaaaaaagatccagtTGAAGTATTGAAATAAAAGACAGCAAGCCTACAATAATTCTTTTGTTCTGATGAGAGATTCTCAACACTGTGGATAAGGATCCACTTCTaacatttacacatttcatGTCAGACTGCTGctttacaaaaatatacacaaaactGTAGTCTTCATCGACATACAACTGAGAACTGTGAGACAACCAGATCACtgtgaggttgacattttaATTAAGAATTTCAGGTTTTCTTCCTAGAAGAAGAATCCCAGTCTTTTTAAACATTCAACTACATTTTGCTTCTTATATTGGTCTTGCAAGACACCACCTATGATAAAGATGAATGGATCTCCACAAGTCAGACACCTTAAAGCAAAGGGCAGGCTTATtttaagaaacacacacacacacacacacactcgcggTTAGAGCTCAGGTTGAGGAAATGGTGACATGCAAGGTgtagaaaggagaggaaaaaattATGGTCCAGAGCaaaaagaggggagggagggcgGGGGGGTTAGAAAGTGAGAGTGGGTGTCAGGGTGTGAGCTGTCATAGGCACCACTCACCCAAGGCCAGGCAGAAGAGCAGAAAGGCCTCTTGGGCATGAATCCCCCAGGCCTGGTCCTTCAGCAGGGGAGGCAACAGTCTCACCTCTGCCTCTCGAGCCTCCACATTGTGGGGcttggtggaggaggaggtggtggaagaagaggaggaggaagaggaagaggaggaggaggagtgggaaGGGAAGGCAGAGGGAGTGCTACTTCCAGAGAAGGACAGTGAAGATGAGGTGCCGACAGGAGAGGAAGCTGTGAGGGAGGGAGTGATGGAAAAAGAGATAGTATtgaggaaaacaggaaatcTACACAGGGGATGACATGCAAAAAAGACAAAGGGGAGACTAACGAATGAGGGCTAGGATCTAAAAACTAAATCTGctgcaataaattaaaaacaaatggacAAAATGATATTACCACAGATGTGACtcctttt from Thunnus albacares chromosome 18, fThuAlb1.1, whole genome shotgun sequence encodes:
- the zgc:86839 gene encoding cyclin-dependent kinases regulatory subunit 2-like → MSRNQIYYSDRYYDDYYEYRHVVLPREMAKCIPRSHLMSEDEWRQLGVQQSQGWIHYMIHEPEPHILLFRRPLPKH